Proteins encoded within one genomic window of Dehalococcoidia bacterium:
- a CDS encoding carboxymuconolactone decarboxylase family protein yields the protein MSRLPKVTRESLPKEDLPHFDYVAGSRGNVSGPFLVLLNSPDVAERIAHVGTYIRFETTLSPEMREIAILTVARTWNCQYEWTAHQPIAESEGVRAEAIEAIRENKAPEGLLEDEALVFNYVSNLLRNSRIPDEVFLKAKEKLGIKSVTDLTATAGYYSMLACALNAAEVMPEEGNPALLSNAEY from the coding sequence ATGTCTCGATTACCCAAAGTTACACGAGAAAGCCTACCTAAGGAAGATTTACCTCACTTTGACTATGTCGCAGGTAGTCGAGGCAACGTAAGTGGTCCATTTCTAGTATTACTAAATAGCCCTGATGTCGCCGAACGTATTGCGCACGTTGGTACATACATCAGATTTGAAACAACATTGAGCCCAGAAATGCGTGAAATTGCAATTTTGACTGTAGCGCGTACTTGGAATTGCCAATACGAGTGGACTGCACACCAGCCAATAGCTGAAAGCGAAGGTGTTCGTGCTGAAGCAATAGAAGCAATACGAGAGAATAAAGCCCCAGAAGGATTACTTGAAGATGAGGCTCTTGTCTTTAATTATGTGAGTAATCTTTTGAGGAATTCACGAATACCCGATGAGGTTTTTCTAAAGGCTAAAGAAAAGTTAGGCATAAAATCAGTGACTGATTTAACGGCTACTGCAGGCTATTATTCAATGCTTGCTTGTGCCTTAAATGCAGCAGAAGTGATGCCTGAAGAGGGGAATCCAGCCTTATTGAGTAATGCGGAGTATTAA